The Sesamum indicum cultivar Zhongzhi No. 13 linkage group LG2, S_indicum_v1.0, whole genome shotgun sequence genome contains a region encoding:
- the LOC105156164 gene encoding annexin D5, translating into MATLSIPPVLTTPRDDAMQLYRAFKGFGCDTAAVVNILAHRDATQRLLIEQEYRTMYSTELSKRLASELSGNVEKAILLWMPDPAARDATIIRQALTGDIIDLKAATEVICSRTSPQIQYVKQIYHARFHAYLEHDIEYQASGDHKKLLLACISSMRYEGPEVDKVMAEKDAKSLYKAGEKKLGTDEKTFIHIFSERSRAHLVAVASAYHSMYGNSLKKAIKSETSGHFEFALLTILQCAENPGKYFAKVLHKAMKGMGTDDTTLTRVIVTRAEIDMQYIKAEYHKKYGKSLNDAVHSETSSHYRTFLLSLLGATHR; encoded by the exons ATGGCGACGTTGAGTATTCCTCCGGTGTTAACTACGCCTCGTGATGATGCTATGCAACTCTACCGTGCTTTTAAGG GTTTTGGGTGTGATACTGCAGCAGTTGTCAACATCCTTGCCCATAGGGACGCAACACAGCGTTTGCTTATTGAACAAGAGTACAGAACTATGTATTCTACAGAACTTTCCAAACGGCTGGCTTCAGAACTTAGTGGTAACGTCGAG AAAGCAATCTTATTGTGGATGCCTGATCCTGCTGCACGGGATGCAACAATTATAAGGCAAGCTTTGACTGGTGACATCATTGATCTAAAAGCTGCTACTGAAGTAATATGTTCTCGGACTTCACCCCAAATACAATatgttaaacaaatatacCATGCTCGCTTTCATGCTTACCTTGAGCATGATATTGAATACCAGGCATCTGGTGATCACAAAAAG TTGCTGCTCGCCTGCATTAGTTCAATGCGGTATGAAGGTCCAGAGGTGGACAAGGTAATGGCTGAAAAGGATGCTAAATCTCTCTATAAAGCTGGGGAAAAGAAGCTGGGAACTGACGAGAAGAcattcatacatatattttctgaaaGAAGTCGGGCACATTTGGTCGCTGTTGCTTCTGCTTATCACAGCATGTATGGGAACTCACTGAAAAAG GCCATAAAAAGTGAAACCTCAGGGCACTTTGAGTTTGCACTCTTGACTATACTGCAGTGTGCTGAAAACCCTGGGAAGTACTTTGCCAAG GTGCTGCATAAGGCAATGAAGGGCATGGGAACTGATGATACAACCCTTACTAGAGTGATAGTGACGAGAGCGGAGATTGATATGCAGTATATAAAAGCAGAGTACCATAAGAAATACGGGAAGTCACTCAATGATGCAGTTCATTCGGAAACATCAAGCCATTACAGGACattccttctctctcttttggGTGCGACTCACCGCTAG